Genomic window (Grus americana isolate bGruAme1 chromosome 10, bGruAme1.mat, whole genome shotgun sequence):
CGCAGCCCCGGGGGTACGGCACTGGGCACGGGACCCCCCCGTACCGGGTGTGCGCAGCCCCCCCTGCGCTGCCAGGCATCGGACACAGAGCTCCAGGCCGGCTGTGGGGCAAAGAGCCAGGCACAGGGCACAGGCCGGCAATGGGGCACAGAGCCGGCTGTGGGGCACAGGCCAGCAATGGGGCACAGAGCCAGCTGTGGGGCACGGAGCCAGCTGTGGGGCAAAGAGTCAGGCACAGGGCACAGGCCGGCTGTGGGGCACAGGCCAGCAATGGGGCACAGAGCCGGGCACAAGGCAcaggccagcagtggggcacaGAGCCGGCTGTGGGGCACGGAGCCAGCTGTGGGGCAAAGAGTCAGGCACAGGGCACAGGCCAGCTGTGGGGCACAGAGCCGGCTGTGGGGCAcaggccagcagtggggcacaGAGCCAGCAGTGGGGCACAGAGCTGGCTGTGGGGCACAGGCCAGCAATGGGGCACAGAGCCAGCTGTGGGGCACGGAGCCAGCTGTGGGGCAAAGAGTCAGGCACAGGGCACAGGCCGGCTGTGGGGCACAGGCCAGCAATGGGGCACAGAGCCGGGCACAAGGCAcaggccagcagtggggcacaGAGCCGGCTGTGGGGAACAGGCCAGCTGTGGGGCACGGAGCCAGCAATGGGGCACAGAGCCAGCTGTGGGGCACGGAGCCAGCAATGGGGCACAGAGCCAGCTGTGGGGCACAGGCCAGCAGTGAGGCACGGAGCCAGCAGTGGGGCACAGAGCTGGCTGTGGGGCACGGAGCCCGGAGTGGGGCACAGAGCCAGGCACAGGGCACAGGCCAGCAGCAGGCGCAGGCCCACCCCCTCCCTGGGGGAGCTTCTGGCAACGGGCGGGTGAGCCGGCGCCTCATTGCTCACGGGCTCGTGTTTCCCAGCGGTCACATGAAGCTTGCTCAGTTTTCCTTGGCAGTACCGTGACACAGAGGTGACGAGATAAATCCTGCTTATCGCTCACCACTGGCTGAGCGCGCCTGCCATCCTCACCGCGCTCACCGGAGCTGGGCGTGCTGCTCGGCCCTGCGGGGACCCTGGGCAGGGGCATCGCCGGCGTTTCAAAGCCCCGTTGTGCGGGTGTCGCAGGGCCCCGGGCATCCAGCGGTgcaggggctgcggggaccAGGTGCTCCCCTGCCACCGTCCCTTCCTGCCACCAAGCATGCCATGGCACCCAGCCCCGGTGCTGCTCAGAGCCACGTGCATCCCGAGGCGTCATGCCTGCGGCCCAGCCCCCGGCCGAGCCCTGCTCTCGGTACCCACACCGCCTGCCAGGCACCGTGGGGATGCTGACATCAAAACTGGCATTATCTCCTGCTGACCTTGCAGACATGGCACAAAAGCACCAGGATTAATTGCTGTTAATCTCCCCTGCCCTCTCACTGGAGGAAGTGCTGTGCCACTGCCTCATCCAAGGTCTGACGGTGCTGGTGCCAACCCGGACCCGCAGTACGTCTCCAAGTGCGCAGACGTCTGACACCGTCCCAGAGCCCATCTCCGCGGCTGGGGGCTGCACTGAGGGTCCGGTGGCAGTCTGGTCCTGGGAGTGCAGCAGGGTGCTCTGCGGGATGCTGTGCACCCGATAGCACAGTCTGGGGCACGGCCCCTTCCCCACGCACCccttgctgctgccctggccctgctcccccccctttcccagGCCCCCTCCTGGGTCTCATTAGCTGATGAGCTCCTGGGTAATGAGTTCTGCGGCCCTGCTGGGCAGCCGcttcccacctccctctgtGTTTAGACAAGTGCTGGAGCGCGGCTGGGCTGTGACAGCGCTGGTCGTGGGGTCAGAGCCCCTCTGGGGACAGCCCGCACCCCCTCACTCCTTGGGGGAGATGGAGTCCCCCCCCACATCCCTCCTGCCTGCGTTGATGGAGGGTGGGCACAGGGCCGTGGGGTGGACGTGGTGAGGGCactgggagagctgcagggccTCCTGACGGTGCCTCTGTTCAAAGCTGGCCAAAGCCCTCCCGAGGCAGTCGGTGCCTGGCTCAGAGCCCTCCACTGAGGGGGTCCCCCTGGGCACTGCTGGGGCCCTCCCCAGGACACCTTGCTGCCCACCTCGGACCCGCCGTCCCTGCTGCGGCCCCTCCCGCGGGTCAGACATCCACAGGGCTCCCGGATGTGCACTCTTGTACCTCCAGCCGGGACGGGGACGGCTGGCAGGGATGGTGCCCAGAGACTGTGCCCAGCCTGGGGCAGAGCACCACAAAAGCATCCCGGCAAACGGccctctgcagctgggagcGCTGCCTACCCCAGAGCTGGGCGAGCGGCTGCCTCCTCCCGGCTTCTGCTGCGTCCCCCAGCCCGTGTGCGCAGGCAGCATCCCCTGCCCCGGAGCCTCTCCTTAGCACCCCAGCACGGTGCTGCCCGCTGCCTCCGGGCCCCGACCCCAGGTCTGGGGTCTGCAGCAGCTGgacaagcagcacagggggcCTCAGGTCCATGCAGACGGGCACAGCCCGGTGGGTCCCCACGAACACGCAGGCTGTGCCTCCAGCTTCTCCAGAGAACGGCAGGAGCTCAGAGAGCCGGGGCTGCATCCCACAGGGTCGGGGAGATGGAGGCAGCACGGCTGGGTGAAGGGACATCGCCCGGGAAGGGAGCAAACCAGATCCCCCAAAGTGCACCAGCCTGGCTGCCGCGTCCCCgcatccccctgcccctcaGGGCGGTGGGTTGGAGCTGGGAGCACACCCGGGACCCCCGGCCCTTGGGCTGGGAGCTgtgcagagggcaggggaggtgTGGGGACACCGTTGGGTGTTGGGTTGGCCGCTCAGGGTCCCGGCACGGGAAGGTCAAgtccccactgcccccccgCAGCGCAGCCAGCCCGGCAGAGCCACCGTGCGGGATGGTGCGGGCTCTGGCAGGGCTGGTTGGCGCGTTAGCATCTCTCATGGCCGTGTGAATTGGTCCCTGCACACTTCCCAGCCTCGGGCGGCGCCAATTAAGGGCCGGAGGAGTCAGAACTGACACCTCTGCAAATGGGCCCGGCATTCCCAGGCTCccggccagccccagcccggctcTGTAGGTTTTGACACCTCCGGGCGGTCACAAAGGTGTCACCTCGCACCCCGGCCCCGCATAaagccggggctgcccgggcacCCCCAGACGCGGGCGACAGAGCAGACCCCAGCCATGGCcggacccccagccctgctcctgccccaggtcCTCCAGCCCCCGGCGGGTCGTGCTCTGCTCCAGGACTGGGCTGGGGCCCTCGCCGATGCTGTTTCCCCAACCCCTTCTGCAAAGCCCCCCAGaacatccccgtgtcccccacgGGGCCGGCGGCCAGGGtccggggggcagcagggcagtaGGGGCGAGccggggcggtgcggggggccggggggcccGCGGCAGAGCGCCAGCGAGCGGGAGAAGCTGCGGATGCGGCGGCTGGCGCAGGCTCTGCTGCGGCTGCGGCACTACCTGCCGCCCGCGCTGGCACCCGCGGGGCAGAGCCTGACCAAGATCGAGACCCTGCGCCTCGCCATCCGCTACATCGCCCACCTCTCGGCCCTGCTGGGGCTCAGCGAGGAGGCGCtggcccggcggcggggggcggcccccCGGCActgccccctctgcccccagggcctggggtgctgccagcccccggAGCCCCGCctgcgcccgccgcccccgcgggATGCTTCGCCCCCTGGCACTGTGGGCTGGGGGTCACCTCCCGtggcggggacccccccggagCTGCACGGGGTTGCTGGAACGGGGACAGGGGCCTGGGGGTCACCCCGCTATGGCCCCGctgcggggacccccccggagCTGCACAGGACCCCTGGATCCGTCTCGGGGTCCTGGTTGTCACCGCCATACAGCCTCGGAGCAGTGACCCCGCTGGAGACCCCCCAGGGATGTGCCACAGCCACGGGCACCGGGAtggcttcctcctgctgcttggagCCTTCAGCCCCCGCCCAGCCTCCCGGGATCGGACTGATGGACACAgggacccccgggacccccgcgCACGGCTCCCGGTTGCCTGTGCACCACCAGGTACGCAcggccccctccccagcccctggtCCCGCACCCACCGCCCCCgcgggcaggggggctgggggcgagCCCGAGGACGGGTGGGAAGGGGACGGGGGGGTGGATGGTCCTCAGGGTGCGGGCACGGCTGCACCAGCAAAGCCACCTGCGTGCATGGGCCGGGGGACACGGGGTGAGGTGGAGAGCCAGCCtgggtggggggcacggggtgcggggtggggggcacagTACCGCCCCACGGCCGCTCGCCTGACTCAGCGCTTTCCGCACAGCTCGACAGCCCACCAGCCCCGGACAGGCTTGTCTCTCCGGCCCCCTGTGCAGCCCCCGTCCTGcccagctgcaccccagcaTGGCACTGGGGGTGGTGGAGCTGATCCTGCACCCCTGGCCGGAGACGCAGCGTGGGGGATGGCGATGTGGCCATGCCACAGAGCCGCGCGGGATCGACACCGCGGAAGGGTCCCTCATTAAAGCTGCCGTGCACCACTGCACCCCGACTCGTTACTGTGAGACCCCGCTCGCTGCACCCCTGGCCCGGGGCACCCCAGAGGCTGGCACCCCCTCCCAAACAGCCAGGCTCTGCCTCTGGGCCAGGGGCTcggtgccccctcccagcccaccccacaGCTCGGAGACgtccccagagctggggtgACGGAGGGACCCACCACCCGGGGGGCTTCCCCAGGCCCACTGACCGCTGGAAGGGCAGCTCCCACCCGCCCGTCAGGTCCTGACCCATCCCTGTGCTCAAACCATCCGGCTCCATCCCTTCGGGGACCTGAGCAGCCCAGGGGGGACGGTCCCCGAGGGGCCAGCTGCCAGCACCCCCCCTCCAGGGCAGCTCAGGGAAGCCAtggctgcctcctgcccagaCCCCGCAGCGCCGGCCCCGGAGGGGGACCCTGCGGAGGGATCCCGGGCCTGGAGGCAGCGGCCACGGTGGCCACCGCGCAGGGTGTGGGGCCGGGGCCCAGCAGGAGGGCTCGCACGCAGCCGTCAGACGGAGGGGCCGGGGGACTGGCGTCGGCAAAGCCCCCAGAGCCACTTAGCACCAGGCTCCTAACGGCCCCGGGGGTTCtgcgcccccggcccccgccccctGCCCACCGCGGGGTCCCGGGCActtcctgcccgcagccccccaggcCGCCTCGCAGGGCcgccccgtgccccccagcATCCCGGGCCGCTAGTGAAAGCTGATGTGCAagaatttatttacatttattgcACCAGCCTGCAGAGCCCAGTGCCGCCCAGGGCAGCCGAGGGCAGCGGGGCTCCCCCACCAGCACAaagccccccccggcccgcctTGCTGCCCATCATACAGGCACCAGGCcctgccccgggcagcggcCCCTGCCCCTCACGAGCAGCGAAGGACCCGGCCGGGCTGGCCCGGggtgggggctgcgggagggagcgtttagggctgggggctggagggCATGGAGTGACCAGAGCTGGGGAGCGCGTGAGGGTCCGGCCCGGCCGCGGGGTGGTGGGCTGCAGGAGCTTCGGGCTCGGCCCCCGCCAGCCCGACCCGTGCCAGCCGGCGCCATGGCCGCGTCAGGACGAGAGCGCGTGGCAGCCGGGGCCGCACGGTTAGCTGGATTCAGTCTCGGCCTTGAACCAGGAGAGCACCGTGTCCTGGTTCTCCTTCACCCAGTTGATGTTGGTGCGGGTCCTCTCCAGCGCCTGCTCCAGCGCCCGCGTCCCCGACCCGAAGCCGATGTCCTGGTTGTCCTCCTTGAACTGCTCCAGCTGTGGGGAGaagaggggctggagcaggcgTGGGGCACCCCGACAGCACCccggcagcccccagcagcaccccgatagcccccagcagcaccccggcagcctgggacggggACAGAAGCTGCCCGGACCCCTGTGCAGATgaggagcaggggcaggggcatGACCCCCCCTCCCTTTGCTGGCAAAGGCTGGCAGCACAGAGccgtgccctgctcctgctggggctggggtccCTGGTGCCCGGTCCCGCGGACCCTGCCAGGGTCCAGCCTCACCTGCTGCAGCTCAAACTCTGTGGAAAACCGCTGGGTCACCGATAAAATCAGCcgggagaaggagaaggaaccGCCCCCGTacctgggagagcagagggacGGCTGAGCTGGGGGTcccgggcagagcagcaccTGGGGACGAGGCTTCTCTGACCCCGCACAGCTGGGGGGAAGGGATGGTGCCACCCGCCTTGGGGGGGGCACAGGTAGACGGGGgatgctgcctgccccagccggcccccacagccccccgcaCAGTGCTCACTGGGTGAAGAGCATCCTCCAGTTGCCGCGGATGAAGTCCCAGGCCAAGGGCTGTCCCACCACGTTGCTGGCGATGCTGTTGATGGTGGCGGTGGCATCCTGCTTCCGGATCTTGTTGGGGTCAAGGGTGTACTGCAGGTACCTGGGGGGGACACCGCTGGGTGAGGGGCCGGCAGGGGCAGAGCCGCAGTGCCCGCCCGGGACCCCGCACCCACCGGTTGAGGATCCAGGGATGGGTGCTGCAGGAAAGGGCCGTGCGGAGCTTGTCAGCCTCGGACACGATGGTGGCCTCTTTGAACCTCTCCCAGATGAAGTCCCAGGCCTCCTCCCCGCCCGTGGCCACTATGCTGCAGTAGATGGAGGAGCGCAGGTTCGGGGGGATCCTGCGGGAGAGAAGAGCCGTCTCAGCCGGGAGCCCCTGGTCGTGCCCAGCCCGGCCACCCGCCGGGGCACCCTGGGGACTCACGGGTTGTTGGTGACATTTAGCTGCCACTGGTGGAAGTAGGTGGTGGACAGGTCCTGGCACTCGGCGATGCCGTAGGAGCAGGCTGTGCTGATGGCATTGATCTCGTTGTACCTGGGGAGAGAGGGGCCGCGCAGGGCTGGGGACCAGCACACAGCAGCCAGGCACCAACTGGCCGGTGCCAGTCCGCAAGCGGGGCTATGGCCTCTCCCCGGCACATGCTGGGGTCACCATCCCGGTGCGGTCGGGGAGACCCTGGGGGTCCAGCCCGGCACTGGGGCTGCGGCACTCACTGGTCCATCAGGCCCTCAGGGATGTTGGCCCAGCCATTGGTGATGTTCTTGTAGTAGTAGAAGAGGGGCAGCACCTGTTTCTGTATGTATTTCTGGGGGGCGGGAGGACGGTCAGTGCCCGGCGGCACCGgcagcagccccctgcccagctctgggtGCAGACCCAGCCCCTCGCCCCCGTTCCCCCGGCACGGGGCTCTGCCGAGTGGCGGGACCCACTGCGGGGCCAGGGTTGGCGGCGGTGGCACCACTCACCGTCATCACCCCGAAGACCTCGCTGCGGTCAAACATCAGCTGGAAGTAATTGAGGTTGTTGAGCGCCGCCTCCCAGGGCATGTACGCCGTCTCATTGCTCAGGAACCGCGTCGTGCTCAAGGCCAAGGTCACGTTGACATACTTGGCCCTGCGAGGGGTGAGAGGGGCGTCAGCTCCCCGGCCCCGCACTGCCCACTCCCAGGGCACCCACCCCACTGGTCCCCCTCGCCCCGGCAGGCGCCCGGGGCAGCCGGCACGGCTCACCTGGCCAGGTTAAAGGCGTCATCGATGATCTGGGCACGGTTGATCATGGGGATGACCTGGGAGGGGGCAGAGTTGGTGTCTCAGGGCAGCCCTGAGTGGGGTGCATGGGGTGTGGGGGTACGTGGGGTGGGGACACGCACCCCGGCCCTGGCCAGCCCCACGTACCTCGTGGTCGTTGGAGAGCTGGCTGAGGAGCTGCTCCCAGTTCTCCTGGTTGTAGTTGACGCGGAAGTACCCGCTGACGTTCAGGTTCAGCAGGAgccagctggggctgttcaCCTTGAACTGGTCATTGGTTtctgggagggggagaggagggtcTGCAGGCCTAGCCCCCACCACCGGTGCCCCCCTGGGGGACCTCGATCTCTGCCAAGGCAGAGGAGGTGGCAGCGAGACCCCCGCTCCCAGCCCGGGCAGGGTGCGCCGTACCTGAGACTTTGGTCAGCCAGTACTGCTCCACAGAGTTCTTGTCTGTCATCCAGGTGATGGGGATGATCCAGGTGTAGCTGTGCCGGGAACAGGCAGGCAGTGGGACCATCCCTCGCCCCCCAGGTCCCCGGCCCCCATGCCGCTGACAGCCCCCCGCCCCACTCACTTGAAGGTGGAGGGTCTCTCCACCTTGGAGGTGGGGTCCAGCAGGAAGTGGCTCTGGTTGATGGTGCCGGTGAGGGTGTTGACGGTCACCACGGGGAAGCCCATCTGCAGCGTCCAGCGGTCCATGATGTTGCTGATGGAGTCGGGCAGCTGGACATTGTTCCTCCCAACAgcctgcagggagggcagcgcCGCCGGTCACCGGTGCCGGGGGGTCTGGGAGGGGCGCGGGGCTCGGCCGGCACTGCACCTCTCACACAGCATGTGGCGGCTGTGTGGCCGGGACCCCGTCCCACCGGCAGCCCgccagagctggggcaggggctggggcagggggagcatCCGGGAGCAACCAGCCCCCTCCTACCTCTTGCAAATGAGACCAGAGGTCCAAGTAGACGGTGTTTCCGTAGGCAAAGGTGTGGAGGTAGGACTGTGGGAGAGCACCAGGAGAGACGGGTGGGCAGCGGCAGGTCCTAGGTGCAGGACACCCGCAGAGCACCCAGGGAGGCTCCTGCCGTGGGCCACCCACCCCGCACCGGGGCTCAGTGCCCCCCGGCACTGGCAGAGCCTCACCTGCAGCCCGTCCTTGAACACGTTCTCGGTGAGGAAGTTGGAGAGCATCCGCAGCACCGACGCTCCCTGCGGAGACGGCAGGTGAGAGACCCCAGGGCGCAGGGCACCCCGCAGCCCACCCCACCGCCCCGGGACCCCTGCGCCCGGTCCCTGCGTGCCTGGGGCACAGGGCTCGCGTGCCCACCTTGCTGTAGGCGATGCTGTCAAAGACCTCGCTGATCTGGGCCGGGGTGTTGATCTCGTCCTCGCGGAAGGAAAGCGGGTGGGAGGTGGTCAGGGCATCCGTCGCCATCACCGTGTACAGCTCATTCAGCACCATCAGGTCTTTCTGCGGGGATGAGCGCCAGCACCCGCCTCAGCCCCGCTTGCACCCTCCTGGCAGTGGGGGCTGCCCCCAGGGGTGCAGGGTGGAGAGAGTGCCCGcaccccctgcctgcacccccaccCGCaccccctgcccgcaccccctgcccgcacccccaCCCGcacccctgcccgcacccccgCCCACACCCCCGCCCACaccccctgcccgcacccctgcctgcaccccctgcctgcaccccctgcctgcacccacacccacaccccctgcctgcacccctgcctgcacccccacccgcacccctgcctgcaccccctgcctgcacccccacccgcacccctgcccgcaccccctgcccgcacccccacccgcacccctgcctgcacccccgcCCACACCCCCTGCCTGTaccccctgcccgcaccccctgcctgcaccccctgcctgcaccccctgcccgcaccccctGCCCGCTGGCCCCAGCACTCACGATGTTCCAGGAGGGCTCTGCCGAGTCGGCGCCCAGGTACTCCACGTAGGAGGCGAAACCCTCGTTCAGCCACAGGTCGTTCCACCACTGCAGCGTCACCAGGTTCCCGAACCACTGTGGGGGGGCACAGCACCCCGTCAGCCAGGCCCAggcagctggcagggcaggcggGGGGCCCGGCTGGTACCTGGTGGGCCAACTCGTGGGCGATGACGGTCACCACCCGCTCCTTGTTGCTGATGGAGGAGTAGGCTTTGTCGAAGAGCAGCGAGTTCTCCCGGTAGGTCACCAGCCCCCAGTTCTCCATTGCGCCCGCGTTGAAGTCGGGGAGGCCGACCTGGTCTGGGGGACGAAGGGGTCCCGTTGGCACGCCGCTGCTGGGGCGCAGGACTGCCCACCCCCCCTGCAGCTGGCGGCTCCTCCCGGGGACCCGGCAGCCCTGCGGCACCCACCGGACTTGGGCAGCGGGTACGGCGTGTTGTAGTGCCTCTCGAAGAAGTTGAGGATGG
Coding sequences:
- the LOC129210863 gene encoding mesoderm posterior protein 1-like; amino-acid sequence: MAGPPALLLPQVLQPPAGRALLQDWAGALADAVSPTPSAKPPRTSPCPPRGRRPGSGGQQGSRGEPGRCGGPGGPRQSASEREKLRMRRLAQALLRLRHYLPPALAPAGQSLTKIETLRLAIRYIAHLSALLGLSEEALARRRGAAPRHCPLCPQGLGCCQPPEPRLRPPPPRDASPPGTVGWGSPPVAGTPPELH
- the ANPEP gene encoding aminopeptidase N; its protein translation is MAAGFFISKTVGIVAIVLGLGAVATIIALSVVYAQEKNKTDPGTANTTTAAPPTTAAPNNPWNRWRLPTTLMPESYEVTLQPFLTPDDNGMYIFKGNSSVVFVCVEATNLILIHSNKLNYTLQGSFHTSLQAVDGSSVPRISNTWLETPTQYLVVQLDGQLQQGQRYRLVSSFVGELADDLAGFYRSEYVDDFGDKKVVATTQMQATDARKAFPCFDEPAMKANFTVTLIYPLNHTAISNMPAKNTWQQEIDGKTWNVTEFQTTPKMSTYLLAFIVSQFDNVQNTSEEVLIRIWGRPKAISEGQGDYALQVTGPILNFFERHYNTPYPLPKSDQVGLPDFNAGAMENWGLVTYRENSLLFDKAYSSISNKERVVTVIAHELAHQWFGNLVTLQWWNDLWLNEGFASYVEYLGADSAEPSWNIKDLMVLNELYTVMATDALTTSHPLSFREDEINTPAQISEVFDSIAYSKGASVLRMLSNFLTENVFKDGLQSYLHTFAYGNTVYLDLWSHLQEAVGRNNVQLPDSISNIMDRWTLQMGFPVVTVNTLTGTINQSHFLLDPTSKVERPSTFNYTWIIPITWMTDKNSVEQYWLTKVSETNDQFKVNSPSWLLLNLNVSGYFRVNYNQENWEQLLSQLSNDHEVIPMINRAQIIDDAFNLARAKYVNVTLALSTTRFLSNETAYMPWEAALNNLNYFQLMFDRSEVFGVMTKYIQKQVLPLFYYYKNITNGWANIPEGLMDQYNEINAISTACSYGIAECQDLSTTYFHQWQLNVTNNPIPPNLRSSIYCSIVATGGEEAWDFIWERFKEATIVSEADKLRTALSCSTHPWILNRYLQYTLDPNKIRKQDATATINSIASNVVGQPLAWDFIRGNWRMLFTQYGGGSFSFSRLILSVTQRFSTEFELQQLEQFKEDNQDIGFGSGTRALEQALERTRTNINWVKENQDTVLSWFKAETESS